The following DNA comes from Thalassomonas viridans.
ATCCAGATTCCCGGCATTTATCCCTGTTCCATAAAGTACGTCATTTAGCCTACCAGCAAGTGAATCAATATCGCTTAGGTAGTGATCTGGAAAGTTTTTATCAACGGGTACTAAAGGAATGTCTGGCCGGCAACCATTTTAAAGGCGGCGGCTTTCGTGAAGACGAGAATTTGCCGGCCAGTTCAGTAAAAGCTATTGCAAAATCTATTGCTACCTGGACCTGGAACAATTACACGGGAAGCAGCTGTAACCGCGGCATTATGAAATTGCCTCATGATATGGAGCAAAGAGAAAAGCAGCAAAGAGCTGCCGGTTATGTTGCAGAGCTTAAACGGGAACGCACTATTGAACGGCTTAAACAGGCCTTTAATAAGCTTTTGAGCACTGACGTTAAACCGACACAAGCTAAGGTTGCCTGTGAAGCCGAGGTTTCCCTCAGCACTGCTAAACGTTATTGGCAGGAGATAAAAAGTAAGCCTGCACAGGATCCTGTTGTAGCTTCAAGTAATAAAAAAGTTTCATTAGCTATACATAAGGTTTCTTTCCCGCGCGATCTTGAGGCTCCTATCTTTGATGTGGCTTATACCTATCAGTTAAGTTCTTTCTTACTTAAGCAATATAGTTCGGCTTTATCTCTTGATCTCTCTTTGTTTAATCAGGAATTCTTAACTTCTACTTCTCATTATAGTTTTCAGGCCAAGTCTGGTCGTTTAGTGGAATCTTCATCAAGCTTGTTCAATGTGCAAACTTTACCTAAAAGTATTCGTAAGTCTGTTTTTAAGGGTTGGTATGAAATCGATTTACTTTTTTCGCATGGTCAAATGTTACTAGATGTTATGTCGGCTCATATTGAAAATGTGATAAAGCCCTCCTCTTTTGATAAACAGAATATATGGAAAAAGCTTGAGCTTGATTCCTGGTTACAACTTGCTGAGCATTATGCTGATTTCTTAAATAATTTTGATGATAGGTTATCTGTTTGGCAGGAATTGTCTGGTTTGTCTGGAAAAGCTTTAAAAGTTGCCTTGGTTTCTTATTTGCACGGGGCTGGGAAAACTAAGTTCGATAATCAGCTTTCGGGTAAGCTTTCGTTATTACTCGGTGACAGGCAATTTAATAAATTAATTAAAATTTTTGAATTATGTCGCAAAAGTATCAAAGATCTGTCGGTTAAGCTTAATGTTTGTGAGGCACGGGTCTTTAAAGATTATTGGGGACAAGTTCTCGTTATTCACGATGGTGTTTTAGTGAAAGATTTTTCACTTGCTGAGCGAATCAGTGCTTCGTTAGTTTATCAACATACTATAAGTTTGATTTCTTAGTGTATCTTGCTCTGCTCTCTCCTTTTGTCAAAAGATTTTTGTTTACAATAAAAAATGCCGTCCACAAAGTGAACGGCATTTTAAAGTTTGAGGTTTATCTTATTTTATTATTCAAAGACTTGGTCTACTTGTAGAATTTCGACATTGTCTGTAGAAATTTCTAATGGGTAGTCTTGGATGATCTTGTCTTCATTAAGCAGCTCAGCCGGTTTTTCGCTGTTGTATTTTAATGCCGAACGAGTTTCCTTGACCAGACGTTCTTTCATGTCTTTAGCATCACCGGAAATATAAACGTAATGCATGTCCTCGGTTTGCAGGTTTTCCTTAATCACACGGTTAACGTCAGTAAGTGTTAACTTAGCCAACTGTTCACGTACGTAAGTAACGAAGTCTTTGGTGTTATAGAATTCGCTGTCCAAGGCATAACCGAGTTGTTTGTCCTGACTGGCAACCAGTTGTGGCACATAGTTAACCAGGAAGTTACGCGTTGCCTGGAAATCTTTTTCCGTCATGCCGTTTTTGATTAACTTGTCCAGTTCGTATAAAGCGGCGCGGGTAGCAAAGTGGGCATCGCTGTTGGAGCGCAGCGGACGCAACCAAATCTGGAAGATCTGGCTGGAACGGCCTAAGTTTGCATCAGGTTTGGTTTGGAACATGCCGCGTGGGAAATATTCGATATAAGAATAATCACCATAGTTCATGCCGCGGTTTTGACGGATTTGCTGATATAAATAGCTGTTTGAGCTTCTGTGCTCACCAAAGTAGGAGCGTACTAACCATAAAGCAGCCCAGTCCTCATTATTCCGTAATGTTTCGATTGGGAAACCGAAAGAAACTGCGGTCGACTTTGCCGGTTTTTCAACAATTGTGGCATGATGTCCTTTGAGTTTCGGTGCTTCGGCAATCGTTAAACGTTTTTCATCCCCTTCAGGTAACTGTGTTAAGTCGTCGATTAGTCGTTCTTTAACAGTTTGAGGTAGCGCACCGGTAATGCCTAAGTGCAATTTTGCCTGGGTCAGCTGTTCTTTATAAAAGCTTTTTACGTCGTCCAGGGTCAGGGTTTCTATATCTGAAACATCGCCATAGTTATAACTTTCATAACTGTGGCCCGGGTATAGTTTGCTGTATAGAACTTCTTTACCCAGCTCTTCATCGTTGGAGGCTTTTAAGCTTGACTTGATACCATCGATCAGTTCCTTCTTCAGGCGTTTAAAATCATCTTCACGCCATCCGGGATTGAGCAGCTGATCGCTGACTAAGGCGTACCAGGCGGCGGCATTGTCTTTGTGTACGCGGCCGCTAAAGGACATCATTTCTTTATCCAACTGCCCGGCAAAGCTGCCTGCCAGCGGGTAAAGCCCTTTTTTAATTTCTTTATAGCTGCGGCTTTGCGAACCGCCCTGGGTGAGCATACTGGCAGTTAATGCTGCTAGTCCTTTTTTGCCTTCTGGATCTGCGGCGGCGCCGGTATAGAATAAGAAGTTAACATCTACCAGGGGCGAGTCATTGCTGTTATCCAGGATTGAAAAGCCAACTTTAGCGGGTTTTTCTGACAGCTTGGCAACAGCCGCGGCTAGATCGACTTCTTGTTCAAAACCTTCAATTTTATCTAGGGCAGACATAGTCACTGTGGTGCGGTTGCTGTCAATAAAGTATTTATTGGCAATTCTCTTGATGTCTTGCGGGCTGATGTTATCAAAGCTTTGATAAAGCTGGTTGATCACTTCCGGGTCCCGGGTGAAGTGCATATAAGATGCTAAAGTTCCGGCAATGGCTTCCGATGAGTCCATCTCATTAATGAAGCTGTATTTAAGGTTGGATTTCAGGTTATCCAGTTTTTCTTTGGATACAGTTTCCGCACGTGCCTGGGCATAAGTGCGGTTAATGGCATCGCGGACCAGGGGCAGGTTCTTTTCATCGTCAACCTTGATAAACACATGACGTAAACCGGCATCTTTGGTTTCCGGGTTATAGGTGAGCATCTGGCTGGCCAGCTGCTTATCAACAACCAGTTCCTGGTATAAGGCGGAGTTGTTAGAGAAATACAGCTCGGAAATCAGATCCAATGCCGCGCGGTCTTTTTCTGCCGGTTGCCAGTTGCTGCCTTTATACGAAACCAATAACCAGTGTCCCGGCAAGCCGTCATAAATTTCATGCTGGTATCTTGGTGCTTTTTGTTTGGGTTCGGCCGGTATTTGTGACTTGAAATCTCCCCGCTGCCATTCGCCCCAGTACTTTTTCACCATCGCCAGGGTAGCAGCAGGCTCGACATCACCTACTATGATAATGGAAACATTTTCCGGCTTATAGAAACGATCAAAGAATTGTTTGCCGTATGCCATCTGGTCAGGCATAGCTTCGATATCTTCAAAAAAGCCCATGGTGGTATGTTTGTAAGTATGGGTATCGTAGGCGGTATTACGTACGGCCGATAATAACTTACGTAACGGGTTAGCATTGTTTTTCAGGTATTCGCCTTTAACCGTTAATGCTTCCGTGCGGAACTGGGCTTCGCTGTAATTCAGGTTTTGGAAATGATCTGCTTGAATTTCCAATACTTTCTCCAGATGTTCTTTGGAGAAGTCCAGGTGGTAATTGGTATAGTCATTGGTGGTATAGGCACCGTTGTCGACACCGGCATTTTTGAATATATCGGAATACTCGGCTTGCGGAAATTTTTTTGAACCCTTAAACATCATGTGCTCAAAAAAGTGGGCAAAACCGGTTTTACCTGGCTCCACTTCATCCCTTGAGCCTGTAGATACCGGGATCTGCACCGATACCAGATCGGGATAATCTGTTTTTACTACCATGACCCGCAGGCCGTTATCCAGTTCTTCTAACAGATAATCCTGGCTAAAGACTTTATTTTGTTCTTGTGTGGTGATGCTCTCTGGCATGTTTTTATGCTGAGCCGTTAAATTACCACAAGCGCTTACGGATAAAGCTGTGGCGATAACGACGGCAAGATGTTTTAGTTTCATATTTTTATTCCCGATAATTTGACCCGGATATTATGCGAAACTATGCGTTATTTTTCTAGCAAAGGCTGGCCAAGTTGAGGCTGTTAATTTAACTGAAATGTAACACTATGTATCCACGCCAAGGCCCGTAATTACTGGCATATTAAGATAACGAGTACAATATTTTTACAGGCGCATTGCCTGCCTGCAACGAGCGGGGAAATAGTAAGTTTTTAAACTTTGGCTGGCTTGCCTTTATTTTCTCCATGAAACGCCTTTATTATTTTTGCATCATTTTTTAGTTGCTGCAGTTTTTGAGGGGTCTTCGCCTGTTCGCGGGCTTGCCAACCCTGGGTAAAAGCTTTTTCCAATACCTGCAGTAACAAGTTTTGCTCCGGAGCCGGCAAACGTTGTTTGAGTAAAGATAGCCAGATTTCCGGCTTGAGCATCGGAGTGGGCTGCGGCCAATCTTTATCCCGGGCAAGTGCGGTTAAGTGAGGCTGTACACTGTCTTGTTCCTCGGGAGAGGTCAAATAATAAAGAAGATTATCCAGGCCGCCATCAATCCCCTGCCCCGGTTCCTGTAATCCCAGGCGCGAAGCGATGGGTTTTAACCTTGCCAGTGTTTCTGCAGATAACGAGACATTTTTACGGCCATGGCGTAGTTTATAGGTATAGGCCCGGTAGGCATCACAGAGTTTTGAAAATGCCGCGGGTGTCATCACGGCCTTTAAGCCGGGTTTTGCCGAGTCGAAGTCATGGCCAGCCATCTTGCTGATAAAGACTTCAATGTTTTGATAATCTGCCGGTGGTTCCACGCGGAAATTTCCTATCGCCAGGCGTTTTTTAAATGCTGGCTTGCGAATATAGTCTTGCCATAGGATTTGTGCTTCATTGGCCGTGTTATTGTTCATATTTTCAACTCTTTTGTGTAACTCCTTAATTATACCTCTTGTGGGCGTGATATGTCACGTTTGAAATCTATGTGTTTTGACTTACCATGATAGCTTAGTTTTAAAATATTTGAGGCAGATTAGTGCATTTTAAATACTGATCCCCGGGGATCAAATTTTTCGTAAAATTGATTTTCGGTTATAGTTTACTGCCCTGCCCTGCCCTGCCCTGCCCTGCCCTGCCCTGCCCTGCCCTGCTTTGGCACTAATTTTTAATTAGTCGCTTACCCTGCTGACTATGTGAATTTATTTTTAGCGTATAATTTAGGTGAATCTGGTG
Coding sequences within:
- a CDS encoding replication initiation protein; translated protein: MGQLSLSSAFSAEQEIMSTIWHNAPYAPFCSDNKTVGNQLPRREAFKHPYVQLNPPCNIKFFILDIDHEDESLWNNAQVPAPNAVIRNKNNKKCHLLFRVDDILVKSVKEEVEVRAEPILYANAVYYGLCNKLKADRAAFNNLVSKNPFHPDFNTEFIHSRVYKLKELAEFAEPDWSVYQRGEKENPNPDSRHLSLFHKVRHLAYQQVNQYRLGSDLESFYQRVLKECLAGNHFKGGGFREDENLPASSVKAIAKSIATWTWNNYTGSSCNRGIMKLPHDMEQREKQQRAAGYVAELKRERTIERLKQAFNKLLSTDVKPTQAKVACEAEVSLSTAKRYWQEIKSKPAQDPVVASSNKKVSLAIHKVSFPRDLEAPIFDVAYTYQLSSFLLKQYSSALSLDLSLFNQEFLTSTSHYSFQAKSGRLVESSSSLFNVQTLPKSIRKSVFKGWYEIDLLFSHGQMLLDVMSAHIENVIKPSSFDKQNIWKKLELDSWLQLAEHYADFLNNFDDRLSVWQELSGLSGKALKVALVSYLHGAGKTKFDNQLSGKLSLLLGDRQFNKLIKIFELCRKSIKDLSVKLNVCEARVFKDYWGQVLVIHDGVLVKDFSLAERISASLVYQHTISLIS
- a CDS encoding M16 family metallopeptidase, encoding MKLKHLAVVIATALSVSACGNLTAQHKNMPESITTQEQNKVFSQDYLLEELDNGLRVMVVKTDYPDLVSVQIPVSTGSRDEVEPGKTGFAHFFEHMMFKGSKKFPQAEYSDIFKNAGVDNGAYTTNDYTNYHLDFSKEHLEKVLEIQADHFQNLNYSEAQFRTEALTVKGEYLKNNANPLRKLLSAVRNTAYDTHTYKHTTMGFFEDIEAMPDQMAYGKQFFDRFYKPENVSIIIVGDVEPAATLAMVKKYWGEWQRGDFKSQIPAEPKQKAPRYQHEIYDGLPGHWLLVSYKGSNWQPAEKDRAALDLISELYFSNNSALYQELVVDKQLASQMLTYNPETKDAGLRHVFIKVDDEKNLPLVRDAINRTYAQARAETVSKEKLDNLKSNLKYSFINEMDSSEAIAGTLASYMHFTRDPEVINQLYQSFDNISPQDIKRIANKYFIDSNRTTVTMSALDKIEGFEQEVDLAAAVAKLSEKPAKVGFSILDNSNDSPLVDVNFLFYTGAAADPEGKKGLAALTASMLTQGGSQSRSYKEIKKGLYPLAGSFAGQLDKEMMSFSGRVHKDNAAAWYALVSDQLLNPGWREDDFKRLKKELIDGIKSSLKASNDEELGKEVLYSKLYPGHSYESYNYGDVSDIETLTLDDVKSFYKEQLTQAKLHLGITGALPQTVKERLIDDLTQLPEGDEKRLTIAEAPKLKGHHATIVEKPAKSTAVSFGFPIETLRNNEDWAALWLVRSYFGEHRSSNSYLYQQIRQNRGMNYGDYSYIEYFPRGMFQTKPDANLGRSSQIFQIWLRPLRSNSDAHFATRAALYELDKLIKNGMTEKDFQATRNFLVNYVPQLVASQDKQLGYALDSEFYNTKDFVTYVREQLAKLTLTDVNRVIKENLQTEDMHYVYISGDAKDMKERLVKETRSALKYNSEKPAELLNEDKIIQDYPLEISTDNVEILQVDQVFE